The Lacticaseibacillus rhamnosus DNA window GATGTCTTAATGTTGGGCCCGCAAGTCCGTTATCTTGAAAGTCAGTTCAAACGCGACCTCGATATTCCGGTTAGTGTCATCAACATGCAGGACTACGGATTGATGAACGGTGAAAAAGTGTTAAAAGCTTCACTTAAAGCCATTGATGACAGCAAAGGAGCAGAAGCCTAATGCCAGAAGACGACCAAAATCTTGAAACCGTTATGGGCTTGATCATGAATGGCGGCAATGCCAAAAGTTCAGCCTTTGAAGCCATTCACGCTGCTAAGGCCGGTGATTTCAAGCTGGCTGACGATAAACTAAAAGAATCGGATCATTTCCTCACCGAAGCGCATAACGTCCAGACCGGCATGCTCACGGCTGAAGCGCAAGGTGACCACGCCAAAGTCACCCTGCTCATGGTTCACAGTCAGGATCATTTAATGAATGCCATTACCTTCCGCGACCTAGCCGGAGAAATTGTCGCACTGTACAAACGGTTAGCCGAAAAAGAGGCCTGACAACACACCGTAGTCACCTGCAAAGGCTTATTTGTTGTGTCTAATTTCCGATATATCGATACCTCCAGAAATTCAAAGCAAGCAAAAAGACGACTCGCTTGAAGTCGCCTCTTTGCTTGCTTTATTTTACTTTGATTGACGCTGTGCTTGCCATTCCTCACGTAAGATGCCGTACTTCACGGAATCCCAATACCGATCCTGATAGTAGCGAACCTGCCGCACGCGGGCTTCTTGTTTCATTCCTACAGACTTGGCAAGGCCGATCATGCGTTCGTTGCCGGACCAAGTTGTGATCCCCAGATGTGGCAAATCAATGAGTCCGAAAATACGATCAATCCACTGATCTAATGCCTGCTTGCCAATACCTTTACTCCAATAAGTTTCATCGTAAATCACAATGCCTAAATCCAGCCACCGTTGCAAGTCGCCATCTTCGTAGTGCGCAGATACATCCCCAACCAGAATGCCATCGACCCAAATACCATTGACAAAAGGATTCGCCACCCATTGGTACCCTGTTTGATTAGCCTGATTCTCCTGCATCTCTTCCAGTGTCGGAACTTTATCGTTAAAGTAAGGTCCATTCCATTTGTGCCATTCTGCATCGGGATCGGAAAAGGCAACTTTCCACAACGTTTCAAGATCCTCGGTTTGAAAATGTTTTAGCGTTACTGTCATGCCTCAGCACTCCTCTTTTATGTTTGTTAACAACATACCACAATTATTGCCCGGGAAATAATCCAAGTTGTATCTATGTTAATCTAAATTTTAGTATGACACTTATTTGGTGCTGGTGTTAGACCATATTTAACCTGTAGGCTGGTTGGCGTATGCTGTAGCTAGGTTTGGTGATTTGTGTTTTGGGTGCTGCAGGTGGTGCTCGCTCACCGGCGCAGAAACCTGCGTGTAAGGACCTTAAGCGCAATGGCCAAAACCCGGTTGTCACGCTTAAGGCCGCTCATGTTCCGGTTTATGCCCATAACGCGCTCACCGGCGCAGAAACCTGCACATAAGGACCTTGGTCGTAATGGCCAAAACCGGGCAGCTCGCTTATGCCCGCTTATGTTCTGGTTTACGCCCATAACGCGCTCACCGGCGCAGAAACCTGCACATAAGGACCTTGGTCGTAATGGCCAAAACCGGGCCATTACGACCAAGGCCACTTATGCTCCGGTTTCTAACCGCGTCGGTTCGCGCTTACTTTTTTTAGGAGGTTTTCCCTTGGCAGATTATATTAAACAGATTCGTGCAAAAGTTGGCCATACGCCACTGATTATGGCTGGGGTTATTGGTATTTTGACTGACGAAGCGGGACGGGTTTTGTTTCAGCAACGTAGCGATTTTAAAGGTCAATGGGGTCTTATCAGTGGCACCATTGAGTATGGTGAAACGCCGGCACAGACCATGATTCGTGAGTTTAAAGAAGAAACGAACTTAACGGTCAAGGTTGTTTCTTTGCTCGGGGTTGATGGTGACCTCACCCTTACTTATCCCAATGGCGATGTTGCGCAATGGCTTTGTCCGGTGTTTCTCGTGAAACAATTAGGCGGCGAGCTTAGTGCCGATAACGACGAAACTGAACAGTTGCAATACTTTGCGCCAAGCGAGGCACCGCGGCTTTTTAATCAGCAGCATCGTGCCGCATTGGCCCATTTTATTGCTGGCGAAACGGGGTACTTCGATTGATGAAACAACTTATTATCCTCCGAGGTAATTCAGGTAGTGGAAAAACAACCACCGCAAAGGCCTTACGTAAGCATTTGACTAACTCGCTGCTAATTTCTCAAGATGTTGTTCGTCGCGACATGTTAGCCGAGAAGGATAAGCCCAATAGTCCTAACATTGAATTGATTGATCTGATTGCCCGTTTTGGGTTTTCTCATCAACAAATCGTGATTGTTGAGGGTATCTTAAGTGCGGCTCGCTATGGCCAAATGCTTAAAGCGCTCATGAACACTGCCGATCAAAGTCTGGTTTACTACTTTGATCTATCGTTTGACGAAACTCTCCGACGCCACGCCCACCGCCCGAAAGCAGCCGCTTTTGGCGCAGAGGCTATGCATCGGTGGTTTCGACCGCATGACTATCTGGGTGTCCCCAATGAGCACTTGATTCAGGCTGATCAATCACAAGACACTGTCGTCAGTCGAATACTGGCCGATCTTAACAAGCGAAACTCTGATCAAGCGCGCTATTCCGACTGAAACCTTAGCCCACTTCGGAATTTTGGTTTAAAGACGTTGTATAACCTCCTCAGGGCAAAATATTACTGCTTTCGTCTGTTTCGGACTAGAATGATGGCGTAATGATGTTCTTGGTAAGTATTGGCATTCATGAGACTGCGTTAACTGGTACGGCAGCTAGCAAGTAAGGACCGAACAGCATATTGGGCTGAGGGTTTAAATCGCCTACCTGTTGGCTGTCGTTTTCGCAGTTGACGCCCACTAAGGAGTGTTTTTCATGACAAGTTATCCACGTCGCGATCCCGTGACAGATCAGCTGTTAACCCCGGAAAATTCTGCTTTGATTTTAATTGATTACCAACCGACCCAAGTTGAGTCGATTGGCTCGATGAATCACCATACGCTCATTCAAAATGTGGTGATGACGGCCAAGTTGGCTCAAGTCTACAAAGTGCCGATCATCCTTTCAACTGTTAACGTCAAAAGCGGTCGGAATAAGGACACGATTCCTGATCTGAAAAAAGTCCTTGGTGATCTGCCGAGTATTGATCGAACATCGATTAATGCGTGGCAGGATCAGGACTTTGTTGAAGCAGTCAAAGCAACGGGCCGCAAGAATCTGGTTATGGCAGCTTTATGGACCGAAGCCTGTCTGACTTTTCCAACCCTTGATGCTTTAGCAGAAGGCTTCCATGTCTTTCCTGTTGTTGATGCAGTCGGTGGCACATCAACGATTGCGCACGAAACTGCATTGCGCCGCATCGAACAAGCCGGTGCCCAGTTGACCACGAATGCCCAGTTAGCTTGCGAGTGGCAGCGTGACTGGAATCGAACCGAGACCGTCCCGGACTTTGTTAAATTGATGCTTGAATCAGGCGACTTCATCAATCTGGGCGCTTAGTTTAAGGTGCTACAAGGATTTGCAGGTTGAATCGGTCTTAGAGACGAAATATGTCTCTAAGGCCGATTTCTCTTTTCGCATACGCCTTGTTCTAACCAGATCAGTCAAAATATCGTTCCCACATAAATAATGGGTGGGTCGCGGAGGTATTTCATATGCAACATCTTACAACCACGTCTAAACGCTGGTGGTTACTGATTGCGCTGGGCTTTTTTGCGTTTATGACGAATCTTGACGGTTCAATCGTTAACATTGCAATCCCGCTGATGGCCAAGAACCTTCATGTCTCCGCTAGCCGGATGGAATGGACTGTGTCGTTATATCTGATTGTTTTAAGTGCCTTGCTGCTGCCTTTTGGTAAACTCGGGGATCGCATTGGTAAACGCCGGATTTTCAAATGGGGCACAGGGACTTTTGTGCTTGGCTCTTTAATGGCAGGGATTAATCTGGGTTTTAACTTTTTGATGTTGGGCCGCATGGTGCAGGCGCTGGGTGGGGCGATGACGTTAGCGAACACTTATGGCATCGTGACTTCCACCTTTGCTTTGGCGGAACGCGGTCGGGCAATGGGCGTCGTGAGCACCTTTGTCGCACTGGGGGGGGTTGCCGGGCCTAGTCTTGGCGGACTTATTCTGGCACACTTTAGCTGGCCGATGATTTTTCTGATTAATGTGCCCATTGGTTTGATCGCGCTAGGCATCTCCTTGTGGTCAATGGACAATGGTCGGCCCCAACCCGGCGCTTATGACGGCGTCGGCATGGTGTTGCAAGCAACCGCCATTGCCAGCGGGTTCTGGGGACTTAACTTAGCGCAACAAAGCGGTTTTGGTGATCCCCTCGTTCTTGCCACGTTAGCGTTGGCGGTTATCAGCTTAATGGCATTTCTTGGCTTTGAGCGTCATCAGTCAGCCCCGCTACTACCCATGAGTATCTTTCGCGTCCGCATCTTTACACTCGGCGTTTTGACTGTTTTCTTCATCTTCATGGTTCAGTTCTTTAGTACCGTCTTGATGCCGTTTTACCTTGAAGACGCGCGCAGGCTCACACCGGGTGCGGCTGGGGCGCTGTTGTCGCTGTACCCGTTGATGATGGTCTTCTTTGCTCCATTAGGCGGATGGCTGGCGGACAAATGGCAGGTTCCTGCTGTCGCGCTATTAGGTAGTCTACTCATTGCAATCGGCAGTCTGCTGGGTGCCACGCTCAAACTCAACGCCCCGTTAACTATCTATATCATCAGCACGCTTTTGATCGGCATCGGAAGCGGCTTGTTTCAATCCCCCATTGGCGACGTGGTCATGTCGGTGGTGCCAAAAGCGCAACTTGGCATTGCCGGCAGTTTTAACGCCTTAGCCCGCAATCTCGGCATGGTAAGCGGCACCGCGGTAGCAACCACGGTCTTATTTGGCACCATGAGTCACTTGGCAGCGCGCCGGGTCACGACCTATCCCACCAACCACCCGGAATTTTTCATGGTCGGCTTACAGATTGCGATGCTCGTTGCGGCCGGATTAGCGCTCCTTGGTGCCATTGCCATCGCGCTCACCATCAAACCTTGGCAGGCGCACAAGAAGAACTGACGAACCGTCTTCACCCCGGCATCTTTTCCCCTTCACTGAAAAAAGTGATAGCATAAAATCACTGGGCACATTTTTGAGGAGGAAAAAGACGCATGGAAAAGAACCATTCAACAACTTTGCTCACATGGGGCATACTTTTGGTGGGTGCGAATCTGCGCCTGCCGATTACCATGATCCCGCCGCTGCTACCCACCATTGAACGCACTTTGGGGTTACCGGCTTCGATGGCTGGCATGTTGACCACCATTCCGCTGTTGATGTTCGCATTAGCATCGCCACTCATCGCCAAAATGGGAAATCGGCGCGGTAATGAGTGGAGCTTGCTTATTGCGCTCATTATTTTATTACTTGGCAGCTTACTGCGGATCATCCCTAGTCTCATCGCCTTAGTGATCGGTACGCTGCTCATCGGCTTTGGCATTTCAGGCGGCAATGTCTTGCTGCCGGCGATCATCAAAGATCAGTTCCCGCAGTCGATTGGCGCCAAAACCAGCCTCTACACCGTTACCATGGGGCTAGTCGCATCGCTGGGAACCGGACTGGCAGGACTGTTGAACCAACAATTTCATATGAAGTTCACCATGGCTGCCTTCTCCTTAGTTGGCGTGGCCGGCTTAGTGGTCTGGGCCCTTGCCTTTCGTCGCCTGGCACCGATAAAAAATCAGGCCGCGACCGGTCGGCGAAATGTGCGCGTGTCCCGTTCGCTATTAGCCTGGTGGATTGCTTTATTTTTCGGCTTACAAAGTTTTCTCTATTACTCATTACTGACATGGCTTCCTAGTCTTTGGCATGCGGCTGGTTTTTCGCAACTGGCTGCGGGCAACCTGGCAACAATTTTTCAGTTGAGCGGCATGCCGGCAACCCTGTCGATTCCGTTTATCGCAGAGCGGCGTCATGGCATGGCCTATAGCGTTTGGGGAATTATGCTCGGTTTTGTATTAGGGGCTTTGGGCGTGCTCATCCCGGGGGCCAACTTCGGGTTGAATGTGGTCTTCTCCTTACTAATGGGCGTGGCTTCCGGGGCGGCTTTTGCGATCTGTATCGTCTTCTTCCAGAAGAAAACCGCCGATGCGTACGAAACAGCCAGTCTATCCGGCTTTGCGCAAAGTCTCGGTTATCTCTTTGCTGCAGTTGGCCCTGTGCTTTATGGTTTTATTCAAACAACCACCGGCTCATGGAATCTGTTATTATGGATCACAGTAGGGTTGACCCTATTCATGTTTGGTGCCGGACTTATCATTAACGCCAAACACAGTATTTTCGCCCCCAGTGATCATCGGTAGCGCTTGCACGATTAATGCGTATTCCTTAAACTGACATTGAATGACAACAAGAGGAGGCCACAAAATGGCAATCACAACAACAATTGGAAAAAGTCATGTCGTCACCGGCAAACTTGGTTTAGGCACCAATAAAGTTGGCGGCCACAACCTTTTTCCGAATCTACATGATGAAGACGGACTTGCGGTTGTGAAAACGGCGCTGGATCATGGTATTGAGATGCTCGATACGGCTTATATGTACGGTCTTGGCCAATCCGAAACGTTAATCGGTCAGGCCATCCAAGGCTATGACCGCGCAAAAATTATTTTGGCAACCAAAGCCGCGCAAGATCCCCATCAAGATTTAAAACCGAATAACGATCCTAAGTTCTTAACGCAGGCAATTGACGACGCCTTGTTGCGCCTTAAAACCGACTATCTCGATATCTTCTACATTCATTTTCCGGATGACAAAACCGATAAGGCGGAGGCGGTCAATGCAGTTGC harbors:
- a CDS encoding PTS sugar transporter subunit IIB; this translates as MAEKKIMLVCAAGMSTSMLVTRMQKAAEKDGLSVHIFATAASDADNKLESEKPDVLMLGPQVRYLESQFKRDLDIPVSVINMQDYGLMNGEKVLKASLKAIDDSKGAEA
- a CDS encoding PTS lactose/cellobiose transporter subunit IIA yields the protein MPEDDQNLETVMGLIMNGGNAKSSAFEAIHAAKAGDFKLADDKLKESDHFLTEAHNVQTGMLTAEAQGDHAKVTLLMVHSQDHLMNAITFRDLAGEIVALYKRLAEKEA
- a CDS encoding GNAT family N-acetyltransferase; translation: MTVTLKHFQTEDLETLWKVAFSDPDAEWHKWNGPYFNDKVPTLEEMQENQANQTGYQWVANPFVNGIWVDGILVGDVSAHYEDGDLQRWLDLGIVIYDETYWSKGIGKQALDQWIDRIFGLIDLPHLGITTWSGNERMIGLAKSVGMKQEARVRQVRYYQDRYWDSVKYGILREEWQAQRQSK
- a CDS encoding NUDIX hydrolase → MADYIKQIRAKVGHTPLIMAGVIGILTDEAGRVLFQQRSDFKGQWGLISGTIEYGETPAQTMIREFKEETNLTVKVVSLLGVDGDLTLTYPNGDVAQWLCPVFLVKQLGGELSADNDETEQLQYFAPSEAPRLFNQQHRAALAHFIAGETGYFD
- a CDS encoding kinase, giving the protein MKQLIILRGNSGSGKTTTAKALRKHLTNSLLISQDVVRRDMLAEKDKPNSPNIELIDLIARFGFSHQQIVIVEGILSAARYGQMLKALMNTADQSLVYYFDLSFDETLRRHAHRPKAAAFGAEAMHRWFRPHDYLGVPNEHLIQADQSQDTVVSRILADLNKRNSDQARYSD
- a CDS encoding hydrolase translates to MTSYPRRDPVTDQLLTPENSALILIDYQPTQVESIGSMNHHTLIQNVVMTAKLAQVYKVPIILSTVNVKSGRNKDTIPDLKKVLGDLPSIDRTSINAWQDQDFVEAVKATGRKNLVMAALWTEACLTFPTLDALAEGFHVFPVVDAVGGTSTIAHETALRRIEQAGAQLTTNAQLACEWQRDWNRTETVPDFVKLMLESGDFINLGA
- a CDS encoding MFS transporter, which produces MQHLTTTSKRWWLLIALGFFAFMTNLDGSIVNIAIPLMAKNLHVSASRMEWTVSLYLIVLSALLLPFGKLGDRIGKRRIFKWGTGTFVLGSLMAGINLGFNFLMLGRMVQALGGAMTLANTYGIVTSTFALAERGRAMGVVSTFVALGGVAGPSLGGLILAHFSWPMIFLINVPIGLIALGISLWSMDNGRPQPGAYDGVGMVLQATAIASGFWGLNLAQQSGFGDPLVLATLALAVISLMAFLGFERHQSAPLLPMSIFRVRIFTLGVLTVFFIFMVQFFSTVLMPFYLEDARRLTPGAAGALLSLYPLMMVFFAPLGGWLADKWQVPAVALLGSLLIAIGSLLGATLKLNAPLTIYIISTLLIGIGSGLFQSPIGDVVMSVVPKAQLGIAGSFNALARNLGMVSGTAVATTVLFGTMSHLAARRVTTYPTNHPEFFMVGLQIAMLVAAGLALLGAIAIALTIKPWQAHKKN
- a CDS encoding MFS transporter; this encodes MEKNHSTTLLTWGILLVGANLRLPITMIPPLLPTIERTLGLPASMAGMLTTIPLLMFALASPLIAKMGNRRGNEWSLLIALIILLLGSLLRIIPSLIALVIGTLLIGFGISGGNVLLPAIIKDQFPQSIGAKTSLYTVTMGLVASLGTGLAGLLNQQFHMKFTMAAFSLVGVAGLVVWALAFRRLAPIKNQAATGRRNVRVSRSLLAWWIALFFGLQSFLYYSLLTWLPSLWHAAGFSQLAAGNLATIFQLSGMPATLSIPFIAERRHGMAYSVWGIMLGFVLGALGVLIPGANFGLNVVFSLLMGVASGAAFAICIVFFQKKTADAYETASLSGFAQSLGYLFAAVGPVLYGFIQTTTGSWNLLLWITVGLTLFMFGAGLIINAKHSIFAPSDHR